A region of the Cricetulus griseus strain 17A/GY chromosome 7, alternate assembly CriGri-PICRH-1.0, whole genome shotgun sequence genome:
TTTCACCCTTCGTGATTCACCAAATCATTTTGTGAATGTATCCTCTTGGGGCAGTGAAGATTATATCAGGCCACTGTCTGAGAACTTTAAGGTTGGTGAGTGTGGTAAGTAGgcactatttttttgtttgtttggtttttaagagAAAGTTTTTCTAtgcatggtggtacatatcttaaatcctggcacttggaagacagaggcagatggctctctatgagtttggggccagcctaatctacatagcaaGGTTTAAGGTAGCAACTGCTAGgcaagagacccagtctcaaaagacCAGCAGGGGTAAGAtgaaagaggggaggagagagtaagagggagggaagagaaagacagagaatgaACCTCCTTAGGTAACTTTCATTGAACAAGTGGTGAGTGGCAAGTCTCTTGAttcatcctcccaagtgctgagatcacaaggcctatgctaccatgcccagcaagaactttaaaaaatgttctactTACAGGATTATTCTTGTGGTAAGTTTGTGGCTGAGTGGAGTCACAGAAAAGTAAAATACAGTTATTCTGATCCTTCTTAGAAAAAGCCAATGTTAGCAAGGCATGCTTTCTCAATGTTTCCTGGTACGTAAGTGATACTTTTACTAGATATTTTGCcatcttttgtttatttcatgttcCAACTTGCCTCATCCTCACCATTATTGTTATAACCACATATCTTTCTATAGATGTATTCTGGGGCCAATAGTTATATATACTGTGGCTCTGAGAATAAGATCTTGATGGATCTCACCCATGAAAAAACACCCCATTAGTTTTTTGTGAATGTTAAGGAAGGGGGGCTAGTATAAGTATAAAACTCACCACTTGATAGATGACAGTTCCAGCCTAGACAAGAGATAAGAAAGCATGTGTTCCAGTTCTCCTTTTTGACAGAAAAAGAGTAGGGGAGAATGATACAGTGCCAAACACACATTACATATGTCAATTAAGTAGTGCTCAACTCTAATGTACTTAACCATTAGACCATGTATGTTCTAAGGATATAGATAGTCTCTCCTGAGTTAAATAATATGGAGGTGAGGATAgaaatctttgaaaatttcataggCGTAGTAGAGTTATAAATATTCCTTGAATGAATTCCGGAACACCCCTGTGTAGAGAGAAATTTCCATATTAAAATGTTATGGGTTGATGGTtgtgatgataaataaaataaatgattgttTGTGGTTAGATGTGGAGTAAAGTTcaagtaaatatttgttttattgaaggGAATGTTGTAACAAAATCAAATGTTGGATGcaagaaaatcaataaagtaattaATAGTGTGGGCCATCTGTTGGGACTTAAAACACAAAGTCCTGGAAATGTTATTTTGGGCCAAATTGATGACATTCCAGAAGTCCCTTTCTCACAGTGACACAAGAAGATTCCTGTGGAGGAGGGAACCTGGTGGTGTGAGGGTTATTGTTGTGCACACTTAGCTCTGATTAATCTTCTGATGATTTTGTGATGTTACCATACTTTGCCCTCTGTCTTAGTGATCATTGAAAATCCCCTGATCcaaagaaaggagacagaaagagaagaaaagttcaGCCCTGCAACTCCTAGGTAATATCTGTCCAGCCCAGAGAACAACAATCTTTGTGTTAGAatgataatattaataattttttagAAAAGCAGAAAACTTAGAAGTTTCTCTACAATTTGAAAAATGAGTTGAATTCTCTCTCAGAATATTTATCTTTAAGATAAATgacataatttataattttttataatcATGAAGCTAATTTTATCTTGATATTTGTGGAGGATCAAAATCCCAAGGCTACAAAAATCCACCAGTGCTCAAAATCCCTTGCATACAGCTTAAACATATCCTATTCTATATCTGAAATAATCTCTACCTATTAACACCTAATGTCCTATAAGTGCTATGTGTGTagttataatgtatttttatttgtattagttaTAGTGttatatttttctgaaatgtttgaTACATGATTGTGTGGGTCTATGAATGCAGAATTTTCAGATATAGAGTATCATGCTTAGATTTGTAAAAACAAGACTCCAGTTTCAATAAAACTAaacaggggggctggagagatgggacagcagttaagagcacttgctgcccttgcagaggacctgcatCCACATTAGGCAACTGTACTTCTAGATTCGGGGagctgatgcccccttctggcctctgtggatgtCACAAACACATAATATACTCCCACAGAcaaaagcacatacacacaaatatatttttaaaaatctctaaacAAGATATGATAAAtactggaatatatatatatatatatatatatcatatcagGCTCTCGTTCTACTCACAAGCCTTTTATCTTAGGCCAGGTTCCCTGGAAGGAGAACTTGGGAGCAAGATTGTTTACAAGTAGCCTATTGAGGGAGGGCTCTCAGGAGAACCCTGCAAggatggggttggggaggagcTGCAACTGGAACTCAGGAAAAAGCTCATGAGTGTTCCTGTCCCCTTGGAGCAGGACCCTATAGGGAGGGTCAGATATTTTATACCCTGAATTATCCATTGTCTACAGTCCATCCCTCATCAACCCTCCTAAATTGGGGTAGGGGGTTGGAGAGGTAGCCTCATTTCCAAGGTGTTTTATAGAGTTCCAAGAGTTAACTCTTTATAAATGGTTGTAGCTGAGTATGGCAGGCTGTGGCATGAACACctactcttctgacctccactcatgcTTGTCTCCTGTAATCACTAAGAATTTTCCTTTTCATGAACACCTGGACTCACTGCACTTAGATCAGTTCAGCTTTCTTGTTCCTCTGCATAGAGCATTCTCCTGTCTACATGAATATTTGCTTCATCAGTTATCAGTGTCTCAATTGGAATGTTACATCATTTAACCCTCTCATCCATAGAAGCCCTTTCAGTAACTCACCAAGACTTTCTTCGCATTCTCAGCATTGTAATCAGATCACATTCTGAGATGGTTTGattaattgttcttttttaataatttttatttattttcattttatttgcatgtgtgtctgtgtgagggtgtcagacttgtagttacagacagttgttagctgccatgtgggtgctgggaattgaacccaggtcatctggaagaccagtcagtgctcttaaccactgagccaccactccagccccTGATGAATTGTTCTTATGATCCCTGCTCACATATATGATTTTCATGAGAGTAAGTGTATTTTGTATACTATTCTCCCCATGCCTAGATTAAAGAAGGGCACATAATTGATTCTTAATAAATAGgtatgggaggtgggagggaccCAACAAATTCAAAACCTCCTGGCATTTTACAGAATATCCAGAATAATTAACTTTTAGGTTGAGCAACAGGAAACTGCTGACATTCAGCAAATTTTCACCTAAAATAGCAGTTTCATAGCTAATAAGTTGGCATAGGTGGAACACAGAGTGGGTgaggaaaaggagaagcagaGTACTTCTTAGATGAAATTCCCATCTCAGGAATGGGTAGAAACAGAAAGTCTTTTATCTGGGAAATGATATCCTATTCTGTAATTTAGGAAGATCAGCTTCACTGTAATGTGGAGGTGAGTCAAGACAAAGAGCAGTGGTCTGCAGATGTGATACTGTGAATAACTAAGGCAAAGTTGGAAGAAGGGATTGGACTAGAGCTCTGTGGAGGAGGGCTTGTCAAGACTTATAAAAGGGTGGAGTACAGGGAAATGGGAACCTTAACTTCAATAACCTGTGAGAATTCTAAATCTACTTCCCATATAACCCTACAGGAGCAAGCAAAATGGAGTTCTTGACCTAAGGTACTTAAGTAAAGAAATCAGAGtcataaaagaaataatgatGGCTGGCCAGTTAGCTCAATTGGTTAGATCATGGTGTTAACAATGCCAACATTGAGGACTTGatatgggactagagagatggctcagtggttaatggcactggttgctcttcagaAGATTTGAGGTTTAGTTCCTAGAACCCAAACTGGGGTTCACAGcaatataactccagttccagaggatctgattctCTTTTCTGAATTCTACTGGtacaaggcacacatgtggcccacagatatacatgcaggggaaaatgcacacataaaatgattaaataaaaaaaatgagacctCAATCTTTTATAATCTCAAGTTTTAgaggtttattattattactattattattattgttgttattattattgttgttgttgttgttgttgttgttttcgacacagggtttctctttataacagccctagttgtcctggaatttactctgtaggccaggctggccttaaactcacagagattggcctgcttctgcctcccgagtgctgggattaaaggtgtgtggtaccATTGCCCTGCTttagagtattttttttaaagattttatttattatgtgtacagtcttctgcctgcatgccagcagagggcatcagatctcacttgtgagccactatgtggttgccaggaattgaactcaggtcctctggaagaacagtcagagccatctctccagcccgctttAGAGTATTTTTATATACTATTTAACAGAAAAGGAACTGCAGCTTGAAGTCTTGGATAAGGTCCTATAACTAGCATAATTAGAactcatagaaaaaaatgaattcttaatatatgttcttaatttaaaagaacattattttactaaagaaatattaaaagattGATATAAAATGCATTATAGAGAAGTATTTTATAGcattatttgatgtttttaagagtaaaaatataggagctggagagatgtctcagctcTTACTGAGgctccaagttcaattcccagcacccacatggaagctcataccatctgtaactccagtcctaagggatctgacactctaTTCTAAACTCTACAGGCACTAaatgcacatagtgcacagacatagatTTAGGCAagatattcatacacataaaataaaaatctcacaaAAATTTAATAGTAAAAACACAACTTTCTTTATACAGTCTAAATTCCAACAAAAAGAattgaatgtgatttttttaaaacagggtctgaTTTTataatcaggctggcctggaattccctaCATATACTTGGTGGCCTTGAACATGTGTTAGTCCTTCTGCAAATTAAacctgcttcccaaatgctggaattacaagtgtgggCTATTACACCTAGCTATATAATTTAATGTGaaccaaagtattttttttaaattaacaacaaTGTGCTGACTTTTGTGTTTTCCTCATTTAGCAACTGGAAACTATTGCTCAGTGAGAATCACTCAATGGTAAAAGTTTGTTCCCCTTATGAAGTGGATACCAAGTTACTTTCTTTGATACACTTGCCTGTTAAAGAATCTCGAGATTATTACTCATTGGCTGACATTGTTGCAAATGGACATAGTCTTGATGGGAGGATTATTAATGTGCTTGCAGCTGTGAGATCGGTAAGTCAAAAAAATTAGTCAATTAAAGCCCTCTGCGATTTGGCAGGGTACTCTGTCAccagatttatttttagaatgCAGTAAGTGCCAGATGAAGCAGTTTTTTCTCTTTACCTTGGTAGTAAGttgaattaagaaaataaacatttcttgttATAAGGAAATTAGCATTTTATCTGTGAatcactaacaaaataaaatcatacttGATTGCTAATTATAGCATGCACTATTGTATTTATAAGTGATCTACAAGGTATATGAAAGCTTCGTTATACTGGGTTAAGCTCATAAATAGAAAGGATAAGCTTATTGATGTGGACAGCATAATGTTCTTTAAGCAAGTCAAGgaatcacctgtgtgtgtgtgtgtgtgtgtgtgtgtgtgtgttctcagccTGACTCAGATGAGAAGGAGGGTGGGCAAGACCTACTAGACTGCAGTGGGAGCTGCTGTGGCAAGGCGCTGGTAAGAATCAGAGAGCAGTGCCCATAGAAGTCAGGAGGGGATCACAACTTGTGTTGCATCCACATCTGTCAAAGTAACTGTGACAAGCTCCCATTTTTAGCAATTTAACGGACAAAGGCACTGCAAAAAATATAAAGGTGGACCTCAAAAGTATGATTTGAAGGACGGGGAGAGTGGCTCCATGCATTCCCAACTCCCACCCCCCAAAGTAAACCTTTACAAAATATAGTACATGCAGAAAACTCTTTTTTAGGATAGAGAATCTACTAtgtgaaatcttgaaatttaggCAAAATCACTCTCTAGGCTATTTCAACCAACCTAGTTGTTTCCTTGAAGTCCTCTAataaagttttcatttgcatataaAACCTAGAAACAGCTCCCCTCACTGCCATGAGCATGGCACCCTTTTTTGTATGTCATACCACTTTTACGCCTTTTATCTCCCCGTTTGACTTCTCAATCCCCCAAACAGTATTTTACCTACTCCCTTTGTTATGGCTGACCTCTCTTATTCTTTGGCCTTTGTTTCTTTTGACCTTCTCTTGTAGATCCTGTTTCACAAAGCCTTTGCATttttctccagatatttcccaGTGGTGATAGAGGGTCAAGTGACTATTCTTGGTGCCATCCCTTGAAGCCACCagagcttccccccccccccccgtcttctCCCAGGAGTGTGTGTTGAGACTGGTTCTCACTATAgtagtcctagaactcattatgtagactaggctggacttgaacaaCTTACagatattctcctgcctctgcctcctgagtgctgtgattaaaggtgtgtgctacaacACCCAGCTTCTTATGTTCTTGTGAAAAATCCTGCTGGTCAGAAATAAGAGGAATAATAATTTCCTTCAATTTCAAAGGTTGGCGAGCCAAAACACTTTACAACTTCAGATGGAAGAAAAGGCCAGAGGTGCGAAGTTAAACTCTTTGATGAAACAGAACCTTCTTTCACGGTGACATGGTAatctcccacatcagtcactcaCTGTGATACCTGCTCTTGTTACTGGGACAGAAAACttgcattttattaaaaaaaagttgtATCAAGAggtataataataaaagataaacaaCACTTGAAAATATAAACTTCTTTCTTGAAGGCTGAGATTATTCTGTATGCAACCTTAGATGCTATAGAATCACTTGGAGGTACTCCACTGTGACAAATTTTACTATTCTGCTTCATAACAAATAGTGTTTTATTGGGGTTCACTGATGAGGAATAAGTCAAACTTTTTGAGATTCACTGATACCCTGAATAAAAGGCTATACTATAAAGTTCTGAAGATTATGACTCTTGATGTCTCTGCCTGCAAGTGACATTGCCTGTCAAGTCCTCTTGTGTGCACAACTGTAGGTTAGAAGGCTTGACTTTTGTcgagacagtggtggcacaacgcctttaatcccagcactcaggagccagaggcaggtggatctctgtgagttcgagactagcctggtctacagagtgagttctaggacatccaggcctacacagagaaaccctgtcttgaaaaacaaaaacaaaacaaaacaaaaaaaagtttgacTTTGACGATTTTAGCCTTGAATCATTCAGTTGTAAGTAACCAAGCGCTGGGCAAATAAAGGACTTTTGGAATAGATGCTAGAGATTAGTACATACTGAAAACCAACTTCTCACATAAGTGTTAAGTGTGGTATCTTGGGTGTTGGTGATGGCTTGGCCATAAAAACACTTTCCAAGCAAACCTGgcaacccaagtttgatccccagaacttacataaaggtagaaggagaaaactgactccatgAAGCTGTTCTCTCCCCTCAATGCATATGTTGTGGCTCAAGTGCACACAGTccagtgcatgtgtgcacacaagtacacatagaAGTAATAAATTAGAAAACCAAGTCTTAACCTCTTTGGTTACCTAGAAATTGCTATCCCAGTCACTgatgcatttctcattttctctgtcttggGGGTTCTTTTGAGGGGAGGTGTAAATATGTCACAGCcagatttttctaatttattcattttgtttcatttctttttaaacaaatgcagttGGGATAATGAATCCATTCTACTTGCACAGAGCTGGATCCCACGAGAAACAGGTCTTATAATTTTGTGATTgtgttgaaaatatttatcattttcatcCCTCAtatgttaactttaaaaatggCTTCTCCCCAAACAGTAATATTTGCCTCTGATGTACgaataaattttaacaaatttCAGAACTGCATGGCAGCAACAGTAATCTCAAAAACCATTATCACAGCTAATCCAGGTAAaatgctttctgtttctcattcttTTGGAAGTGATCATGAATGTATGCCaatatttatacaatgtatttaatAATCAATCTGcattccacatttttaaaaaagcttctTACTTAATGGTAGCTGAGGAGTGTTGAGGTAAGTGGAAAGACGCATCCCTAATGATTTCCTCTAACCAGGCCTCACAGCCTAATAGCCATTTAGCTATGAATTCATCAATAGATGAATGTATTGATGAGGTCAGGGCTCTTAGGGACTAATCACCTCTTCATAATGTAACCAACTTGGGACTAGTCCTGCAACAAATGAGGCTTTGGGGCCATTTTATCTCCAAACCGTGACACAATATTCACTTTTTTGtggtaaaaacacaaaacacattctTAGTTCTCTTTAGGAATGCATCCTGAGGATCAGCAGCAAGGAGAATGTGCtgctgagtttggttcccagaacccacatcaggcagctcataaccacctgcaactcctaggggatgtgacaccctcttctgacctctgtgggcacctacacCCATATGTTATACcctgcacagacacatatgcatgcaagtaattgctcaggaggcagaggcaagaggatctctgtgagttcaagaccagcctggtctacagagggagttccaggacagcctccaaaacaatacagagaaaccctgtctcaaaagaagaaacaaacaaaaaatctaatttttattttgagacaaggtcttactgtgtagcactcaatgacctgaaactcacaaagacttgcctgtctctgtctcccaagtgctgggattgaaggtgtgcaaaagaaaactttttaaagaattaaatgtaGCATACTATCCTATTATGTGATATTATTAGCTATAGACACTATGTTGTACAACACAgttcttcaatttattttgtCAAGGACATAAATTTAGCAGAATATTTATAAAGGTGTTAAAATTTGGCTGGTTGTTTTAAATCAGGCATATTTTAATTTCCTGGGCCACACCTACCTCCTTGTAGAGATGGCTTAGATATTTATCACAGATAACACATTACGTTTTTCCATATGATTTTACTGCCTTGAGAGTATTCATTAGAGTGGGAGGAATTCTGTCTTCCCTATGGATAGTCTGAGCCATGTTCTTTAAGGTGTTCATTGATTTGGTTTTTGCAGCCCTCTTAAAAATTGCTCCCCTTCAATGTTCAGCAGTAGTTCTATTAGGACTTCAAAAACATTCATTCATCCACCCATTAATTTCTCATAGAATGCTTTTTATGCACCAACTATGTAGATAACTTCCATCTTTTTTAGAACAAGACAGATGGATGTAAGGATAGTCATGATGTTGGATATTGGAATACACAACGAAAATGAACAACCCTTTTTCATGAGGAATCCACCCTCAATTTGAGAAAGAATAGTGATAGGACATATGTAATGGGAGCAGGAGGAAAAACTGCTACATCTGCTCGAGAAGCTAGAGGCGTCTAGGCACTATCAGCACAAGTAGTGGAATGCTGAAGTGGGAATCTGCAACTGAAGAGTCGTGTTGGAGGCCTGGGACTCACGGGCATTAGAATTCTGTGACCCTTTCAAAGTGATTGTCTCGCCTTATGGCATGCCACCTAACTACTCCTGAAAAAACCCATATTCTAATTTGAGGAGCAAAgctttaaaataacattaaaaaaacatttttaaagctagccatggagccaggcctggtggttcacacctttaattccagcacttgagagactttAATTCCGGCAGCTCTCtttaagtttgaagccaacctacatagtgggttccaggacagctagagacagagtcttttttgttgttgttttttgttttttgttttttgagacagggtttctctttgtaacagtcctggctattctggaactctctctgtgtagactaggctggtctggactcacagagacctgctttcctctgcctccctagtgctgggattaaaggcatgtgccaccaacacccagcccaaaAAAAGAATCTTATACCACATTTTTATAAAGCTGTCCCTTTTACTAGCAACAGCTGCAACCATCTTTTCATGTTGATTCACTTTACCTTGCAATGTTAATGGCTTAATGATAATTCTGTTGGATTATGATCTTATGTGATATCATGTTTTACAATTAAGATAATTTTAGATgctttgttgtaatttaaaagataattatttGGATTTTTCCTTATTATGCATTTTCAATATAAGATACACCAGAAGCCAATATCCTGCTGAATTATATaagggaaaataaagaaacaaatgtggCTGATGAAATTGAGAGTTATTTGAAAGAATCCATAAACTGTAAGTGACCTtctagatgagagagagaggttgagagagagattatttttcattgttgGGCCTCATGCATTCTAAGCAAA
Encoded here:
- the Meiob gene encoding meiosis-specific with OB domain-containing protein; translation: MANSFALKNFTPLSDLHPNMASLKIIGIVIGKTDVKGFPDRKNIGSERYTFSFTLRDSPNHFVNVSSWGSEDYIRPLSENFKVGECVIIENPLIQRKETEREEKFSPATPSNWKLLLSENHSMVKVCSPYEVDTKLLSLIHLPVKESRDYYSLADIVANGHSLDGRIINVLAAVRSVGEPKHFTTSDGRKGQRCEVKLFDETEPSFTVTCWDNESILLAQSWIPRETVIFASDVRINFNKFQNCMAATVISKTIITANPDTPEANILLNYIRENKETNVADEIESYLKESINLNTIVDVYTVEQLKVKALRNEGKAEPFYGILYAYISTLNIDDETTKVVRNRCYNCGYIVNEASNTCTICNKDSSRLKPFFLSFDVLVDLTDHTGTLHSCSLTGSIAEETLGCTINEFLAMTSEQKTKLKWQFLLERSKIYLKLILSHRARGGLKVSILSCKLADPTEASRNLAGQGHT